A region of the Exiguobacterium aurantiacum DSM 6208 genome:
CGAAGTACATGTTTGAAATCCCGGTCGTCGTACACGAAAACACCGTCATTAGTCAAGGGCGATATGATGACAGCAAAGTTGAAGATTTTGTTAAGTATACGCTTACATCGAAAAAAAACGTTTAGAGGGGTTGCAAGACGGAAAAGTGATTGATAAGATGAACTCGTAGCGGTGGGACGTAAAAATAAAAGTGGGACAAAAAATGTCCACACTTGAGGTCGAGGGGGAATGAGGCATGATCCAGCAACTGATTCACGTTCAGAAGCAAATCGTCCCAGACCTGCTCGACACGCTCCGACATCGTTACGACATCTTACATTATGTCCGTTTGATGCAGCCGATCGGCCGCAGGACATTAGCCACGAGCCTCGGGCTGACGGAACGCATCTTAAGGCGAGAGGTCGACTTCTTGAAAGACCAAGGTCTGCTTGCAGTCGCCACTCAAGGTATTTCCCTTACAGAATCGGGCCGAAACGTTCTCCGGGACTTGCATGAGGTCATGGGAGAGATCCTAGGGATTTCAGAAGTCGCACGAGAACTCGAGCAAAAGCTCGGCGTTCGCCAAGTCGTCATCGTACCGGGAGACTCGGACGAGACGTTCTGGGTACAGCGGGATATCGGACGGGCCGCCGTCACGCAGTTAAAAGCGAGACTGGCACCGGACGACAATATCATCGCGGTCACAGGCGGGACGACGATGGCATCTGTCGCGGCGATGATGTCGCCCGACAAGAAAGAACGGCCGATGCATTTCGTGCCGGCACGCGGCGGCCTCGGAGAGACGCTTGAACTTCAAGCGAACACCGTCTGCTCTCGCATGGCGGACCGGGCACACGCCGACTATCATTTACTCCACATTCCGGACGAGGTTTCGCAAGAGACGTTCGAGCGGATGGTGGAGGAACCTAGCATAAAAAATGTCCTGGAAATGATTAGAGCGGCGCGAATAGTGGTACATGGAATTGGTGAGGCGGAAACGATGGCAAAACGTCGTCACGCCACGCCGGAGCATTTGCGGATGATCGAACGGCACGACGCCGTCGCCGAAGCGTTCGGATATTATTTCAACGCGGAAGGTGAAATCGTTCATCGGGTCAAGACAGTCGGCATTCAATTAGAAGAGCTCGACAATATGGACACCGTCATCGCGGTCGCTGGAGGAAAGTCAAAGGCACAGGCGATTGCCGCTTATGCGAAACACACGCCGAACATCATCCTCGTCACAGACGAAGGTGCGGCAACAGAATTATTAACTTGTTATTAAAGAGTTGACCCCCGTTGGCTCTTCAATAAATAGCTTCTACCCTAAGGAGGAAATTAACTATGGCAGTAAAAGTTGGTATTAACGGATTTGGACGTATCGGACGCTTGGCATTCCGCGAGATCATCAAGAACGAAGGAGTCGAAGTTGTTGCAATCAACGACTTGACTGACACGAAGATGCTTGCTCACCTTCTCAAGTATGACACGACACAAGGTCGTTTCGATGGAGACGTTGAAGTACACGACGATCATTTCCTCGTAAACGGCGAGAAAGTCGTTACACTTGCTAACCGCAACCCAGAAGAACTTCCATGGGGCGAGCTCGGTGTCGACATCGTTCTCGAATGTACTGGATTCTTCACAGACAAAGAAAAAGCGGAGCTTCACTTGAAAGCTGGCGCGAAAAAAGTTGTCATCTCGGCTCCAGCTACAGGTGACATGAAGACTGTCGTCTTCAACACGAACCACGACATCCTCGACGGTACAGAGACAGTGATCTCAGGTGCTTCATGTACGACAAACTGCTTGGCGCCAATGGCGAAAGTTCTCCAAGACCAGTTCGGAATCGTTGAAGGTCTCATGACGACAATCCACGCTTACACTGGCGACCAAAACACGCTTGACGCTCCACACCCGAAAGGTGACTTCCGTCGTGCACGTGCGGCAGCAGCGAACATCGTACCGAACACAACTGGTGCGGCTAAAGCGATCGGTCTCGTTATCCCAGAACTTCAAGGTAAACTTGACGGTGCGGCACAACGTGTACCAGTTGCAACAGGTTCACTCACAGAGCTCGTAACAGTTCTTGAGAAAACAGTTTCTGTTGACGAAATCAACGCAGCGATGAAAGCAGCAGCTAACGAATCATACGGCTACACAGAAGACGAAATCGTATCTTCTGACATCGTCGGCATCACGTACGGTTCACTCTTCGACGCGACACAAACGAAAGTCATGACAGTTGGCGACAAGCAACTCGTTAAGACAGTTGCATGGTACGACAACGAAATGTCTTACACTGCACAATTGGTTCGCACACTCAAGCACTTCGCTGAAATCGCGAAGTAAGTTCGTGAACTAAATAGAACCAAATAGGAGCGGAAACAAGAGATTGTTCTCCGCTCTATTTATGAAATTGAAATGCACGACACATGGAGGCGAAGGTTATGAACAAAAAGTCTATTCGTGACATCGATGTAAAAGGGAAACGCGTCTTCTGCCGCGTTGACTTCAACGTTCCACTCAAAGATGGCGTCATCCAAGACGAGACGCGCATCCAAGCAGCTCTCCCGACGATCAAACACTTGATCGACGGCGGCGCGAAAGTCATCTTGGCGAGCCACCTCGGCCGTCCAAAAGGCGAGAAGAACCCTGAGTTCTCACTCGCACCGGTCGCAGAACGTCTCGGGGAACTTCTCGGTAAAGACGTACCACTCGTCGAAGAGGCTTACGGTCCGGTCGCGGAAGAAGCAGTAGCGAAACTTTCTGAAGGCGACGTCGTCGTGCTTGAGAACGTTCGTTTCTACCCAGGTGAGACGAAAAACGATCCGGAACTCGCAAAAGGTTTCGCGGCGCTTGCTGACGTCTTCGTCAACGACGCGTTCGGTGCGGCTCACCGTGCCCACGCTTCGACGGAAGGCATCGCGCAAAACGTTGAGACGGCAGTTGCCGGTCTATTGATGGAAAAAGAACTTGAAGTACTCGGCAAGGCGCTCTCGAACCCGGATCGTCCGTTCACGGCCATCATCGGCGGTTCGAAAGTTGCTGACAAGATCGGGGTCATCGACCACCTTCTTGACATCGTTGACACGCTCATCATCGGTGGCGGTCTCTCGTACACGTTCTCGAAAGCACTCGGGCACGAAGTCGGGACGTCACTCCTTGAGGAAGACAAGCTCGACCTCGCACGTCAATTCATGAAAAAAGCAGAAGACAAAGGCGTGAAATTCTTGATGCCGGTCGACTGCGTCATCACGAAAGAATTCGGCGAAGAGACTTACGTCGGACCAGTCGATATCGACTCGATCCCTGCGGATCATATGGGTCTTGATATCGGACCGAAAACAGTCGAAATTTACGCGGAGGCAATTCGCGAATCGAAACTTGTCGTATGGAACGGACCGATGGGCGTATTCGAACTTGATAAATACGCGAACGGAACGAAAGGTGTCGCTCAAGCACTCGCAGACAGCGACGCATACTCGATCATCGGTGGTGGGGACTCAGCTGCTGCAGCTGCCAAGTTCGGCCTTGCAGACCAAATGAGCCACATTTCAACTGGTGGTGGCGCTTCACTCGAATTCATGGAAGGCAAGAAACTTCCAGGCGTCGAGGCGCTCAACGACAAGTAAAATAGAGGAGGGTTATCGATGCGTAAACCGATTATTGCAGGTAACTGGAAAATGAACAAAACACTCTCGGAAGCAGTCGCTTTCGTAGAGGAAGTCAAAAACAACGTCCCGTCAACAGACAAAGTTGACGCGGCAATCGGCGCACCAGCTGTCTTCCTAGCTCCAATGGTAGAAGCAGCAAAAGGATCAGACTTGAAGCTTGGTGCCCAAAACATGTACGACAAAGACAGCGGGGCATACACAGGTGAAACGAGCCCGGCCATGATCGCTGACCTCGGCGTGACGTACGTCATCCTTGGACACTCAGAGCGCCGTGAATACTTCGGCGAGTCGGATGCGTTCATCAACAGCAAAACGAAAAAAGCGTTCGAACACGGTCTTACGCCAATCGTTTGTGTCGGTGAAACACTCGAGGAACGTGAAGGCGGCAAGTTCGAAGAAGTCATCAAGACGCAAGTCGAAGGTGGCCTCGCGGACCTCTCAGCTGACCAAGTGAAACAACTCGTCATCGCTTACGAGCCAGTTTGGGCGATCGGTACGGGTAAATCAGCGGACGAAGCAGATGCGCAAAGCTCATGCAAATATGTTCGTGACGTGGTGAAAGGTCTTTACGGTGAAGACGTAGCGGCTGCAGTACGCATCCAATACGGCGGTTCTGTAAAACCTGAGAACATCAAGGAGTATATGGCGCAAGAAGACATCGACGGCGCACTCGTCGGCGGTGCTTCACTTGAAGCTGCTTCGTTCCTCAAGTTGTTGGAGGCGATTTAAATGGCAAGACCAGTCGCCCTCATCATCTTAGATGGTTTTGGCATGCGGAACGAGACGTTCGGTAACGCGGTCGCTGCGGCGGACAAACCGAACTTCGACCGCTTCTGGGAAACGTATCCGCATACGCTTCTCAACGCGCAAGGCGAGTACGTCGGCCTTCCGGAAGGACAGATGGGTAACTCGGAAGTCGGTCACTTGAACATCGGTGCCGGACGAGTCGTCTATCAGTCACTCTCGCGCGTCAATAACGCCATCAAAGACCGTTCTTTCTTCGACCGTCAAGCGATGAACCATTTGGCGGGACATGTGAAAAAGTACGATTCAAGTCTCCACATCATGGGCCTCGTCTCGGACGGTGGGATCCACTCCCACATTCAACACATGTTCGCTGTCGTTGAGTTCGCAAAACTTCATGGCATTGAAAAAGTATACATTCACGCTTTCACGGACGGCCGTGACTGTGATCCGAAATCAGGTGCAGGCTTTCTCGAAGAGACGGAAGCGAAGCTCGCTGAACTCGGTGTCGGTCAAGTCGCTAGCGTGTCTGGACGCTACTATGCCATGGACCGCGACAACCGTTGGGAGCGCGTCGAGAAAGTATACGACGTCCTCGTTAACGGCAAAGGAGAAGTCGGCACGAACGCCGTCGACGTCTTGAACCAGTCGTATGAAGCGGGCCTCACGGATGAGTTCGTCAACCCGACGGTCATCGAGAAAGACGGTCAACCGATCGCGACGATCAAAGACAACGACGCGATCATGTTCTTCAACTTCCGTCCGGACCGGGCGATCGAACTGGCGAAAGTGTTCAAAGAGAAGACCGGCTTCAAAGGCTTCGAACTTTCAAACACACATCCAGACAACATTTTGCTCGTCTCGATGACGAAGTTCTCGGATGAAATCGACACAGACATCGTTTTCCCACCGGAAGATTTGAAGAACACGCTCGGCGAAACGCTCGCCGCGCAAGGGTATAAACAGCTCCGCGCCGCGGAAACTGAGAAATACCCGCACGTCACGTTCTTCTTGAACGGACAACAAGAAACACCGTTTGAAGGCGAAGATCGTTTCCTCGTGCCGTCGCCGAAAGTCGCGACGTACGATTTGAAACCGGAAATGAGCGCATACGAGCTCACAGAAGGTCTCTTGGAGCGCATCGAGTCGGATACGTACGATGCGTATATCATCAACTACGCGAACCCGGACATGGTCGGTCATTCGGGTATGTTCGAACCGACGAAAAAAGCGGTCGAAGTCGTCGACGAATGCCTCGGTAAAGTAGTGGACGCACTCATTGCCAAAGGCGGCGCGGCGATCATCACGGCGGACCACGGGAACGCTGACCTCGTCACGAACCCGGACGGCTCACCGATGACGGCGCATACGACAGAACCTGTCCCATGTATCATCACGAAGTCAGGCGTTGAACTGAAACCAGTTCTAAAAGGCTCGCTTTGCGACCTCGCGCCGACGTTGATCGACCTTCTCGGTGCGGATCAACCGGCTGAAATGACCGGTACATCAATCGTTACAAAAAAATAATTTCCAACCAAAAAGGAGAGAATTAATATGTCAATGATTACAGAAATTTACGCACGCGAAATTTTGGATTCACGCGGTAACCCAACAATCGAAGTAGAAGTCTTCACAGAAGACGGCGGTTTCGGCCGTGCCCTCGTCCCATCAGGCGCATCAACTGGTGAGCACGAAGCAGTCGAACTCCGCGATGGCGACAAGTCACGTTACCTTGGTAAAGGCGTACTTAAAGCCGTTGCTAACGTAAACGACACAATCGCACCAGAACTCATCGGCTACGATGTCTTCGACCAAAACGCACTCGACGCTAAAATGATCGAGCTCGACGGTACGAAAAACAAAGGTAAACTCGGCGCTAACGCGATTCTCGGTGTCTCTATGGCAGCAGCACACGCAGCAGCAGACGAGCTCGGCCTTCCACTTTACACGTACCTCGGTGGATTCAACGCGAAGACGCTCCCAACTCCAATGATGAACATCATCAACGGTGGTTCGCACGCTGACAACAACGTTGACTTCCAAGAGTTCATGATCATGCCTGTAGGCGCGCCATCGTTCCGCGAAGCGCTCCGAATGGGTGCAGAAGTATTCCACGCCCTCAAATCAGTTCTTTCTGGTATGGGCCTCAACACAGCTGTCGGTGACGAAGGTGGTTTCGCACCAAACCTTAAGTCAAACGAAGAAGCGATCACAGTTATCCTTGAAGCGATCGAAAAAGCTGGTTACAAAGCTGGCGAAGACATCTACCTCGCGATGGACGTTGCATCGTCTGAGTTCTATGACAAGTCGACTGGCAAGTACGAACTCGCTGGCGAAGGCAAGTCAATGACAACTGCTGAGCTCGTAGACTTCTACGCTGAGCTCGTTGACAAGTACCCAATCATCTCAATCGAAGACGGTTGCGACGAGAACGACTGGGACGGCTTCAAGCTTCTCACTGACAAGATCGGCCACAAAGTTCAACTCGTTGGGGATGACCTCTTCGTAACGAACACTGAGAAATTGGCTGAAGGTATCGAGAAAGGCATTTCGAACTCGATCCTCATCAAAGTTAACCAAATCGGTACGCTCACAGAAACATTCGACGCGATCGAAATGGCTAAAAAAGCTGGCTACACAGCTGTTATCTCACACCGTTCTGGTGAAACAGAAGATGCGACAATCGCGGACATCGCTGTTGCGACAAACGCTGGTCAAATCAAAACTGGTTCGCTCTCGCGTACAGACCGTATCGCGAAGTACAACCAACTTCTCCGCATCGAAGACATGCTCGGCGATGTAGCGAAATACGACGGCATCAAGTCGTTCTACAACCTCAAAAAATAATTGATTGTTTTCAGGCTCGCCTTATGGCGGGCCTGTTTTTTGTTGTTTCACCCGTCTTGGCGGCACCGATGCTTTCTGCAGGCAATCCACGGAGCCTCCTCGCACTTCGTGCTTGCGGGGTCTCCGTTAGATTGCTTTCCTGCAAGAGTCACGGTGCCGCTTGGACGGGATTGTACGTCCCGTCTCGAGCATGATGGCAAGAACTATTATCAATCCTTCGTCCTGCTGTATACTGAACTTGTTATGTATGAGGAGTAGGGGGAGTCGTATGGACCAATCGCATGAGCAAGAGAAGAGGTTGAGCGGTGGGAACTTGTCAATCGTCCACAAAAAAGGCAACCACGTCTATCGAACGAAGAAAGAGGGAAGTGCAAATATCCATTGGTTGTTAACACATTTGGAGGCGTGCGGGGTATCAGGCGTTCCGCGATTTGTCGGGGTGGATAATCAGGGCCGAGAGGTGTTGACGTATCTCGAAGGCGAGACGGCCGATTATCCGTTAAAGGTGTACATGTGGTCAGATGAGGCGATTCAAGACGTCGCACGATTGATGCGCCGGCTTCATGACGCGACCGCGGATGTCGAGTGGCCTTCTGACTGGCGGCCGCTCGACAATACGCCAGAACCGTTTGAAGTGATTTGCCACAACGACTTCGCCGTCTACAATACGATTTTTTATGATGAGAAAGTGGCAGGGGTCATCGACTTTGATTTGGCGGCGCCCGGACCACGAGCGTGGGATATCGTCTATGCACTCTATACGTTCGTCCCACTCAGCCGGCGTCATCAAGCCGAGTCGGGTAAAGTCGTTCACTATGAGGCGAATCGTGATGATGGGACGTACCGACGACGAGTCGCTCTCTTCTTTGAGGCGTACGGCTGGGAAGGTTCGACAAAGGAGTTGCTGGACATGCTGCTGTTACGGATAGAAGCGCTTTGTCTGTTGATACAGAGAAAAGCGGTGGAAGGGGATACTGCGTTTCAATCGATGATGGACGAAGGGCATTACGATCACTATCAAACAGAGTATCGTTTCATCCAAACGAACGGCCATAAATGGTTTTAAGAGGTCGTTCGGGCGGAGCATATCCGCCTCCGATTCCGGGAATAGGATAGTGTAGGTAAAAGGGGGCGGTCGTCATGATGATGAGCGGTTTTCTGTTACTCCTGATTGCACTCGGTGTCGGCGGTTGGTTCCTGTACAAGTATATGGACAACCGGAAATGGTCGTGACGCATGTCACGGCCGTTTTTTACATGCGTGAATCGGGGCAAATTGGGTATAATCAGATACAGCAGCTAAAAAAGGAGAGACGTCCATGACACGCGTACGAAAAGCCATCATTCCGGCCGCCGGGCTCGGCACCCGATTCTTACCGGCGACGAAGGCGATGCCAAAAGAGATGCTCCCGATTGTCAACAAACCGACGATCCAATTCATCGTGGAAGAAGCCGTCGCTTCCGGCATCGAGGACATCATCATCGTGACCGGGAAGAACAAGCGCGCGATCGAGGATCACTTCGACCGGGCCATCGAGCTCGAACAAAACCTCGAGTCGAAAGGGAAGACGGAGCTCCTCGAGTCGGTCCGTCACTCGTCGAATCTCGCGAACATCCATTACATACGCCAACAAGAGCCGAAAGGACTCGGCCACGCGATTTGGTGCGCCCGAAAGTTCATCGGCGACGAGCCGTTCGCGGTCCTGCTCGGGGACGACATCATCGAGTCGGACGTGCCGGCGACGCAGCAGTTGATCGAGCAATACGAACGGTATCACCGTTCGATCATCGGTGTGCAGCGCGTGCCGTATGAAATGACGAAACGATATGGTATAATTGACCCGCTTGCCGTCGAAGGAAAGCTCATCCCGGTCCGGACATTCGTTGAGAAACCGCCGGTCGAGGAGGCCCCTTCGAACCTCGCCATCCTCGGCCGCTACATTTTGACGCCGGACGTCTTCGAGGCGTTGTCGGACCAACAAGTCGGGGCCGGGGGCGAGATTCAACTGACGGACGCCATCGCGCGACTGAACGAGGTCGAGACGGTGTACGCCTATGAGTTTGACGGGCGCCGTTTTGACGTCGGGGAACCGATCGGCTTCATCGAGGCGACGATCGCCCATGCACTGTGCGACCCAGATTTAAAAGCCAACGTCCATGCGCTCTTGAAGCGATTCGTGGACGAACTCGAACAACAGTAAGGTGTGTTATTTTTGAAAACAATGTTAATGGTCTGTCAAAACTATTATCCGGAGATCGGCAGTGCCGGCAACCGGATGCAAAATATTACGCATCTCATGAAAGAACGCGGCTATGACGTCGAGGTCATCACGGCCGCGCCGTCGTATCCGAACTTCAACTTGTATCAAGACGACCGCTTCTGGAATGACAAGGCGCTCAACAACCAGCCGTTCATCAAGCGACTCATCACGAAGAAACGGAAGCACACGTCGAACATGGTGAGCCGTCTCGCCTTGTTCCTCGAACAGATGTTCAAAGGCGTCGCCGCCGTACGGACGCTCGACAAAAAACCGGATGTCGTCTTCGCGACGACCCCGTCTTTTTTTATGGCGTTCGTCGGCGTTTACGCGAAACGGAAGTACGGCGTGCCGTTCGTCTTGGACGTCCGTGACTTATGGCCCGAATCGGTGAAAGGGGTCGGCGTCTTCAAGTACGACTGGATGCTCACGCCGGCGTTCTTGTTTGAGAAGCGTCTGTATAAAACGGCTGACGCCATCATCATCAACTCGGAAGGGTTCCGCAGTTATCTTCGCCAACGCGGCGTCGACAACGACATGATCCACTATATGCCGAACTCGATTCGCGAGAGCGAGCGCAACTTGGAACGGACCGTCCCGGCAGATGACCGGATGGAGATTTTATACGCCGGTAACATGGGACTCGCCCAAGACGTGTCGCTCTTGCTTGAACTCGCGGAGCGGTTCCGCGACGAACCGCGCGTCCATTTCAAATTGATCGGATACGGTTATCGGAAGAACGAGCTGAAACAGACGATCAAAGACCGCGGTTTCAAAAACTTCCTCTTCCTTGAGGCGATGCCGCGGACCGAGGCGTTCCAGGCGATCAAAAACGCGGATGTCGCGTTCGTCAGCTTGATTGACCAAGACGTGTTCGACACGGTCATCCCGGGCAAGTTGATCGACTACATGGCGGTCGGTAAACCGATCGTCGCGGCGGTGTCAGGCCATGCGGCGAATGTCATCGAAGCGGCGGAAGTCGGATACGTGTCACGCAAACGTGACATCGATGAGATTGAACGCTCGCTCCGGACGTTGCTCGAACGCCCTGAGCTGCGCGACAAGTACGGCGCGAACGGCGTCCGTTACGTGAAAGACAACTTATGTTGGGAAAACAATATACACGTCCTCGAAGACGTGATCGAAAAAGTAACGATGGAGGAAACACGATGAAGGTATGTATGTTTGTATGGAACCATTTCACGAATGACGCCCGCGTCCTTCGCGAATGTTCGGCGCTCGCCGAGGCAGGGTATGAGGTCGATCTGATCGCCCTGCAAGATCCGAAAAACAAGGAGCTCCCGGCTGAAGAGATGCGTCCGGAAGGATTCCGCGTCATCCGCGTGAAACGCCAACCGTCACTCCTCGTCAACGGGATGAAGGCGCTCAAATCGGTACGGACGTGGGTATCTGAGAAGAAGACACGTAAAATCGGGGCCGGTCTCGTCGGTGCCGGCCTGTTCGTCCTCGCCCCGCTGACGATGATCGGGCTCGGTGCCGCGGCTGGGGCGATCCTGCTCCCACCGGTCCGGAAAAACATCGTCAACTTGAGCGCGATGCTCGAGATGGTGTTCGCTTCGACGAAGAAGTCGTATGATTTCTACCACGCCAACGACTTGAACACGCTCCCGCAGGCACTCATCGCCGGGAAGCTCGTCAACAAAGGCAAAATCGTCTACGACTCGCACGAAGTCCAGACGGACCGGACCGGCTACGGCTACATCCAAAGTAACCTTGAAGGCTGGCTCTTGCCATACGTCGACACGATGATGGTCGAGAACCATACGCGTGCGGCGCACAACGAGAAGTTGTACGGCTTCTATCCGTACGTGCTCCACAACTATCCGTTCTATCGTCCGCTCGACTTCTCGCTCCGGAAAGACTTGCACGCGTTGCTCGACTTGCCGAGCGATGAGAAGATCTTGTTATACCAAGGCGGCATTCAAGCCGGTCGTGGTCTCGAACAGCTCATCCTCGCGGCGAAAGACTTCAAGGAAGGCACGCTCGTCATGATCGGGGACGGGAAACTGAAGCCGACAATCAAGCAGATGATTGAAGACGAAGGCGTGGCGGACCGCGTCAAGATGATTGACAAAGTGCCGGTCGAGGCGTTACCGTACTATACGATGAACGCGTATCTCGGCTTCCAAGTGTTGAACAATGTCTGCTTCAACCACTATTCGGCGTCATCGAACAAGCTGTTCGAATATTTGATGGCCGAAGTGCCGGTCGTGTCATGCGACTTCCCGGAAATCGAACGTGTCGTCGCCGGGAACGACGTCGGTGTCGTCGTCGACTCGCACGACCCACAATCGATCGCCGAAGGCGTCAACCGTTTGCTTGAAGACGAGGCGCTCTACGCCCGTGTGAAAGAGAACACGAAGACGGCACGTGAACAATATAATTGGGATTTGGAAAAAGAGGCACTCTTGTCCGTCTACGAAAACGTCGCAGACCGCAAGTTGCCGATTATGAAAGACGGTGCGCCAAAGCCAGTATAACGAGAAGACTGCGGTTTTGGCCGCGGTCTTTTTTCTGTGGAAGGGGGAAAACTTATGAAACGTCAACAACAACATCTATTGCGTCAACAAGTATGGAAGAAACTCCAATCGATCTCCGTGAAGGACATCGCCTGGATCATCGCCGGTTCGTTCATCCTCGCTTTCGGGGTGAACTACTTCACCGTCCCGAACGACTTCTCAGAAGGGGGTCTGCTCGGGGTGACGATCATCTTGTTCTATTTGTTCGAATGGGATCTCGGCGTCACATCGATCATCGGGAACGGGATTTTGTTCATCATCGGGTATAAGCTACTCGACCGCCGGACGATGGTGTACTCCGTCGTCGCGGTCGTCGCGACATCATTTTTCCTGAGCATCACCCATAGCTGGGGCAGCCCGTCCGAAGACAAGTTACTCGCGGCCATTTACGCCGGGATCATGATCGGCGTCGGTATCGGCATGGTGCTCCGCGTCGGCGGAACGACCGGGGGCGGTGTCATCATCGCCCGGCTCATGGAGCGGTATCTCCACTTGAGCGTCGCCGTGTCGATGTTCATCATCGATGCCATCGTCGTCGGGATGTCAGGTATTTTCCTCGGCGAGCAAGTCGTCCTCTATACGCTCATCGCCATCATCATCGGCTCTTGGGTCATCGACCTCGTCGCCGAAGGTTTGAACATCCGTAAAGCCGTCACGATCATCAGCGACAAACAAGAAGAGCTCGCCGTCGTCTTGACCGAGACGCTCGGCCGTTCGGCGACGATCATCCACGGACATGGCTACTACACGAAGCAGGACAAGAACATGCTCTATATGATCGTCGACAAGCGCCAAGTCGGTCCGCTCAAGAAAATCGTCGAAGTGACCGATCCGCGTGCCTTCGTCGTCATCCACCAAGTGAAAGAGGTCATCGGCGAAGGGTTCAGCTACCCGTCCCGATAATTAGAAAGCTGGTGTTTTGACGTCAACTTCTATATAATAAAAGGCGTGTAAAAAGAAGGAGGAACTGACTACTATGCAAACGATCGCTACAATCAGCCTACTCGTCGTGGCTGTCTTATTGATTGTCGTCGTACTGCTCATGTCAGGTCGGTCGCAAGGTCTTGGGGCGATTGCAGGTGGCGCGGAGCAGTTGTTCGGCCGCCAGAAAGCGCGCGGCTTCGACGCTGTTTTGAACCGAACTGCAGCTGTACTAGGCACGTTGTTTTTCATTTTAGGATTACTAGTCGCATCATTATGATGAAAGGCTGATCGTTCTCGATTTTTACGTGAGGCGGTCAGCTTTTGTTTTTTTACAATTTTTTTTGGGAATATTGGAATGTACGAGGAGATGACTTGAACGATGAAAGTGACTGCACCGAAACCGTTTTTCTTTGAAGGCGGACCACGTGCCGTGTTGATGTTACATGGCTTTACCGGATCGAGCGCGGACGTCCGCATGCTCGGCCGTTTCCTACAAAAAGAAGGCTACACTTGCATGGGACCCCAGTATCGGGGACATGGCGTCCCGCCGGAAGAATTGCTTCAGTTCGGACCAGCCGACTGGTGGCAAGACGTGCAAGACGCGTATGAAGCGCTAAAAGACAAAGGGTATGACGAAATCGCCGTCTGTGGCCTCTCGCTCGGCGGCG
Encoded here:
- the secG gene encoding preprotein translocase subunit SecG; this translates as MQTIATISLLVVAVLLIVVVLLMSGRSQGLGAIAGGAEQLFGRQKARGFDAVLNRTAAVLGTLFFILGLLVASL